From the Vibrio natriegens NBRC 15636 = ATCC 14048 = DSM 759 genome, the window GCTTGCTGCATATTTTCGTAGCTCTGAGCATCCACCAGCGGGCCGATCAATGTTGAACTTGCACGAGGATTACCAATACGTAGTGATGAGTAAGCCTGAATCAAACGTTCAACAAGTTGCTGTTTAACGGAAGAATGAACAATTAAGCGACGTAGTGTTGTACATCGTTGACCCGCTGTACCTACCGCAGCAAACACAATGGCACGTAACGCTAGCTCGATGTCTGCATCTTTAGATACGATCATGGCGTTGTTGCCACCGAGCTCCAGTAGAGAACGTCCCAGACGACCAGCAACGACTTGCGCTACATTTCGTCCCATAGCGGTAGAACCTGTTGCAGATACAAGTGGGTAACGTTTATCAGCACTCATTACTTTACCGATTTCCGCGTCACCGATGACTACGCTACATACGTCTTTTGGTACTTCAGGCATTTGCTCTAGTGCTTTATTAACAATGGCCTGAATAGCAAGCGCACAAAGCGGGGTCTTTTCTGAAGGTTTCCACACAATACTGTCACCAGCAACTAGACCTAGCATCGCATTCCAGGACCAGACTGCCATAGGGAAGTTAAATGCAGAAATTACCGCGACTGGGCCAAGTGGAAGCCATTGTTCCATCATTCTGTGCCCTGGGCGTTCACTGGCAATAGTTAAACCATGAAGCTGACGAGATAAACCAACAGCAAAGTCACAGACGTCAATCCATTCCTGAACTTCGCCCAATGCTTCTGGGAAAATTTTACCTGATTCTAGTGTAATAACTTCAGCCAGTTCATTTTTATATTCGCGAGCCAGATTACCGATAATACGTACAAATTCACCGCGCTTAGGTGCAGGGACAGTTCGCCACTGTTTAAAAGCGTCAGTCGCTCGCTCTGTTAATGAGTCAAATTGTTCTGCAGTTGCAAGTAGGAAGGAAGATGAAGCTTCACCATCTACCGGACTATATGCTGTGTATGATTTGCCATTTCCCTGCTCTGTTACTGTGCCTGAAATGATACTGGCATATTGATTGTTTTCAATAAATGCGTTTAGTCCAAGCGTTTCTAGATAAGATTTAGTCATGTTGATTCTTCCTTGAGGCTGAGTACGATTTAGAGATTAAACAGACACTGGCTATTGGTAAAATATCGATTTTTTACATTAGGTATAGATCTTTCCTATAGCTTAGAATTTCTCTATAGTCTGAGTTCGAATTTGAACCCGTATTAGAAGAGGGAGCTTCTTATGATGTTTCGGTCGTTACGATATTTTGTCGCTGTCTATGAAGAATTAAGTTTCAGTGCTGCTTCAAAACGTTGTTTTGTTGCCCAACCTTCCATCTCTGCAGCCGTTAATCAACTTGAAACAGAATTGGGATGCACGTTGTTCGTAAGACATGCCAAAGGGGTTACTCCAACGCCTTCCGGGAGTGCTTTATATCCAAAAGCACTGAAAGTACTGGCAGATATTGGTGAAATAAAAGGTCTGTTTAAAGAAGGGGAAGAGAGAATTCCCCTCAAGCTTGCGTTGAGTCCTTTTCTCGGCAGTGAACGGGTAAGTATGATTGTCAAAGCACTGATTGACTCTGTGATGGGACTAGAACTGGAATTGGTTGATGTCAGTGAACCCTGCGATGCAAGGATTATCTCAGCCACACAAGTCACGGACCAGGAAGTATTTCAAAAGTTGTGGGCCGATAATTATGTCCTCGCCTTATCGAAAGGACACCCACTAACCGCCTTAAAAGAGATTCCGTTTGAATCGCTCGACAACGTTTCATTTATTAGTCGTCAGCCCTGCGATATAGACGATGCGTGGCGGTTTGCTGTGCAAAACAAAGGAGTTACCCTCGCAACTAGAGCAACCGTCAAAACAGAAGAGTATGCACTGGATTTAGTTGCCGCAGGGCTTGGGGTATCTATCGTTCCTTCGTATACGACCTCAAAAAGAGACGACATTATAACGCGTCCGTTAGCAGACATAGAGCTGGAGCGAGTCATTGGTTTTGCTTACCCCAAAAAGCATGCACTTTCTCCAGATATTCTAAAAGCGATACACCAGGCTAAATTGATAATGGATTAACTCTGAATGAGCTAAATGTTTTTTCTATAGCAGTTAAAGAAAAATACTATTTTTTCAACATACGGTGTGAGCGTAGCCTAAGCAAAAATAACTGCTTACAAGGAAGTCTCATGCCGTTTGATTTTAGTCTTATAAAGACACCAATACCTTATGCTTCAGTAAACCGAGTTCTTGATTCGGCTCAAATACCGTCCCTAGCTCATGCCTCAATTCGCCGTTTAGCTGGTTTAATCGGACAGATTGAAAACGACAGTGGTGAAAAATTTATCCGTATGGAATTGGGCGTACCCGGTATTGATACACCGCAAATCGGTATCGATGCAGAAATTGCAGCGCTTAAAAGTGGTGTCACTTCTATTTACCCTCCGCTAGACGGTATTCCAGTACTTAAAAAAGAAATCTCGCGCTTTTGCAAACTGTTTTTAGATGTCGACGTTAACCCTGCCTACTGTTATCCAACCGTAGGCTCCGGACAGGGCGCAATGGCAGCGTTTCTGGTTGCCAACAGAGTTCGCCAGGATGGTGCAACCCTGTTTATCGATCCTGGCTTTCCTAACCAGAAAATTCAGGTGACGGCTTTAGGACAAACCTGGGACAGCTTTGATGTTTATGAACATCGTGGCGAAGCATTACGCTCTATTTTAGAAGAAAAACTCTCCACTGGTATTTTTACTACCCTGCTCTACTCCAACCCAAATAATCCGTCATGGATTTGTTTTAATGAGCAAGAACTAAAAATTATCGCTGAAGTAGCAGCAAACTACGATGTAATTGTCATTGAAGATTTAGCTTACATTGGAATGGACTATCGCAATGACTACTCTGTCCCGGGTGAAGCACCGTTTCAGCCAAGCATCGCTAAATATGCCAAAGATTATATTTTGATGATTTCAGGCTCAAAAGTGTTCAGTTATGCAGGCCAGCGAATAGCCAGTTTGGTTATCTCCGACCATTTGGCAGAACGCTGCTTTGAACAACTAAAACCTGTATTAGGATTTGAACAATTTCATCAGGCTATGGTGTTTGGTGCTTTTGCATCTTTATCTTCAGGCGTGACTCATTCGACTCAGTACGGTTTTAGCGCACTTCTGGAAGCAACGAATAATGGGAATGTTCCGTTTTTGCTCGATACTAAAGTCTATGAAAATAGAGCAAAAACCATGAAAAAGATGTTTACTGATAATGGCTTTTATATTGTTTACGACAAAGATATTAATCAAGATATCGGCGATGGATTTTACTTTACATTTGCCTACCCCGGTTTGAGTTCCAGCGAGTTGATGGAGGCTCTACTGTATTTTGGTATCAGTGCTATATCATTGATGAATACAGGGTCAATGCGAAATGATGGGTTACGTGCTTGTGTTTCAAAAGTCCATGAGTCAGATTTAGTTACTCTTGAATCTAGGTTGAAGTTATTTAATCGGTCGATGTCGACTAATAGCAATTAGTTCCACCATTAAGATGGCATAACTAGCAGCTTTCTAGTTATGCCATCCAACATGTTCGATTTTCATTTACTATTGTTATAAGTAATGAATGTACGTCCTATAACAAACTCTCTAGCCTAAGCAATAGATTACTACCCATCTGAATTGTTCCTTGCGTTGTATCCAAAATTCACATGCCTCTCCTTGGCGTTTACAACTTCAAAAATAACGTATCATTCACTTTTTAGAGTGGTCACATTGCTTACCGATCTATTTTCTCAGCCTTAAAGCCAATTTTCCTATTTAGGAATATTCCAAACACTTGATCGTATCTCGAAAGGAATTATTTAACTAATTGATAATTAGTACTTATTTTTTTGGAATGTTCCTTTTCCCCTTGCAACTGAACGATGTAACTAAAACGAAACATTTCTATTCAAAAATTACTCGCAACTCAATAAACCAGAGTAAAAAACCAATAAGCAAGGTAATGTATGAATATCAAAACAACATTTAAGTTAGTGTCCATCTCAGCAATGATCGCGATGCTTACGGCATGTAATGGTGAAACCGGCACAACACAAACTGACGTAGCTGCTGCTAGCGCTACTTATTCCGATGAACACCATGTTGTATTAACTGGTGAAGATAACTTCCGTGATTTAGGTGGCTACGTAGGCGCCGACAATAAGCGTGTTGCTTCTGGCAAACTATTCCGCTCTGGTGAGCTTTCGGCACTGACTGATGAAGACCGTCAAAAACTAGAAGCTCTTGGTCTGGTTCGTATCTTCGACTTACGCCGTCCTTCTGAAGCAGCAAGTAATCCAGATGCCATATCTCAAGAAATTGAATATACCAACTTCTCTCTTATTAATGAGCTACCATCAGATCTTACTGACACAGATGAAGATGAAAAAGAGGACCTTACAGATCCTAAGGTACTTGCTAAATACGCTCAAATTGCGATTGACTTCAACTACGATCTATCATCTTGGATATATCCATCATACGAACCTAGCGAGCATATGATCTCTCAATGGAGAGCGATCTTTGACTTACTTGAAGATAGCGATACTCCTGCTCTATGGCACTGTACTGCTGGTCAAGATCGTACTGGTATGACTGCGGCATTAATCCTGTATTCACTAGGCGTGTCTATGGATGACATTTTTTCTGACTACTTGATGTCCAATGAGTACACTTACGCGGATAAATACGCACAATCAGAGTCAATCTTGCCATATCTACCAGAGCTAGACGTCGATGCTTATACTGAATCTATGCTAGTTAAGCGTGGGTATCTTGAACACTTCTTTACTGACATTGAAACTAAATACGGTAGTATTGATGAGTTCTTAAGTAACGAACTCGATGTCGATATTGACGCAATGCGTGAACACTACTTAGTTGGCGAAGGATTACCTAGTAGCGTTGTTTACACCGATGAACACCACATTGAGCTAATAGGCGAAGATAACTTCCGTGATTTAGGTGGTTATGTAGGTGCTGACAACAAGCGAGTATTGGAAGGTAAACTGTTCCGCTCCGGTGAGCTTTCAGGATTGACTGAAGGCGACAAGCAGATTTTAACGGATTTGGGTATCGAACAATTAGTTGACTTACGCACAAAGGGGGAGATGTTAGACAAGCCAGATAATATTCCAGACACTATCGATGTTTATCATTTACCTTTAGTCCCAGAAGCGGAGAACGATAATTCTTCCGCAGTACAAGTGAATCTAGTTGACCAATGGGTCAATAATTTAAGAGATCCTAATTTCGATAACGAAGCCGAAATGATTTCTGCTTACAACTATATAGATGAGCAAAGAATAGCAAACTGGACGGAAATCTTCGATTTACTGGAATCAAATAAAACCACGTTATGGCACTGTACAGGGGGACAAGATAGAGTCGGTATGACAACTGCGTTAGTCTTATCATCTTTAGGTGTATCACGAGATGTAATCATTAAAGATTACCTAGCAACAAACGAATACTTAGCTGAATATGGTGAACAAATGGCTCGTTATATGGCGACAATGTATAACGATGAGACACTATACCAAACTATTCTTGATAACATGGGCGCGAGAGAGACCTACATCAATGCATTCTTTGATGTGGTTGAAAGTGAATACGGCGATATGGACACTTTCCTACAAGTACTCGGTGTAGATATTGAGTTAATGCAACAAAACTATTTAATTAAATAAATTCTCTTTGTCGTACTACAGTCCTTCAAAACCGCTCCGCATATCGGGGCGGTTTTTCAAAATTATCATCCTGCCTCTAACTTTTATAACAATTACACTGCATGTAATAAATATGTAACCGGGGTGCTTTAGGGTGTCGTGACCTTACTGAATCTACTTTGTTATGTCTGACTTCATACTACGCTTGTGGAACAACGCCTTAACACCATGGGTGTACTCAACGACTATTTTTATTTTAGTGGTAATTCTACTGATAAAAACGCAAGTGCCAGACTTTCATTTCTCAACGAAACCCGAGTTCAATCGACTCAATTGCGGCCAAGTCTTGGGTGATGACAATTTCGAACAGAATATCAACCTACCTACATTTACGATCTTAGGATATGACCTGCTTGCAAGACCTATTTTAACCAATTTATGTCAAGAGCCTAAACTCATGGAAGATTTTGGTGATATTGAGTATAGATGGATTAATGTAAATGACCTTTCACCTCAGGATATCTATCAACAAAAAGTCGACCTGATGTGGAGTAGAGACTACTTTTTAGCTGGTTTAACCCCTGACTATAAGCACTACTATCGCGAAATAGTATCAATGCCAAGTTACGATATCTTTTGGTTTAGCCATGAAGCCCTACCTGTGGATGACATTGACTCTTTCTTTACAACTCATCGCGTTGGATTATTGAGTAACAACTTTAGCCGTTCTGCATATCAAGCGCCTCTAGAATGGTTGAAATCACGACAAATAAACATAGAGTCAGTTGAGATTAAGTATTACCCGACTCGCCAAGCTTTTCGACAGGCTCTGCTTGAAAAAGAAGTCGATATAGTTGCGGATAGTAATCATAGCCCTCTTTTAGATCAGATACCCCTTCTGTCACAAACGTTAATAGTCAGTAATCAGAGTGCCGGGGGCTGGTATTTACGTAGTGACTTAGTGGAAACCCTGCCTTTAGCTTTAATCAAAGACAAAATAATGACGGTGTTCACCCTTAAAGCAAAGGAACACCAGTTATGATCCTTCCGAACAATTACCATAAAGTACTCATTTTTTCGCTGAAACTACTTGTGGTTGTACTTGCTTTGTTAAGTATCAGTCTATTCTCAGGTCGGTACTGGACAATAAAACAATA encodes:
- a CDS encoding aldehyde dehydrogenase family protein, whose amino-acid sequence is MTKSYLETLGLNAFIENNQYASIISGTVTEQGNGKSYTAYSPVDGEASSSFLLATAEQFDSLTERATDAFKQWRTVPAPKRGEFVRIIGNLAREYKNELAEVITLESGKIFPEALGEVQEWIDVCDFAVGLSRQLHGLTIASERPGHRMMEQWLPLGPVAVISAFNFPMAVWSWNAMLGLVAGDSIVWKPSEKTPLCALAIQAIVNKALEQMPEVPKDVCSVVIGDAEIGKVMSADKRYPLVSATGSTAMGRNVAQVVAGRLGRSLLELGGNNAMIVSKDADIELALRAIVFAAVGTAGQRCTTLRRLIVHSSVKQQLVERLIQAYSSLRIGNPRASSTLIGPLVDAQSYENMQQALNDAKEQGGTICYGGDRVTSDVPENGYYVNPAIVEIQHDAPVVHHETFAPILYVMTYEEIEEALEIQNEVPQGLSSAIFTENMREAEMFMSPEGSDCGIANVNIGTSGAEIGGAFGGEKETGGGRESGSDAWKNYMRRSTNTINYGGDLPLAQGIVFE
- a CDS encoding LysR family transcriptional regulator, giving the protein MMFRSLRYFVAVYEELSFSAASKRCFVAQPSISAAVNQLETELGCTLFVRHAKGVTPTPSGSALYPKALKVLADIGEIKGLFKEGEERIPLKLALSPFLGSERVSMIVKALIDSVMGLELELVDVSEPCDARIISATQVTDQEVFQKLWADNYVLALSKGHPLTALKEIPFESLDNVSFISRQPCDIDDAWRFAVQNKGVTLATRATVKTEEYALDLVAAGLGVSIVPSYTTSKRDDIITRPLADIELERVIGFAYPKKHALSPDILKAIHQAKLIMD
- a CDS encoding aminotransferase class I/II-fold pyridoxal phosphate-dependent enzyme, with amino-acid sequence MPFDFSLIKTPIPYASVNRVLDSAQIPSLAHASIRRLAGLIGQIENDSGEKFIRMELGVPGIDTPQIGIDAEIAALKSGVTSIYPPLDGIPVLKKEISRFCKLFLDVDVNPAYCYPTVGSGQGAMAAFLVANRVRQDGATLFIDPGFPNQKIQVTALGQTWDSFDVYEHRGEALRSILEEKLSTGIFTTLLYSNPNNPSWICFNEQELKIIAEVAANYDVIVIEDLAYIGMDYRNDYSVPGEAPFQPSIAKYAKDYILMISGSKVFSYAGQRIASLVISDHLAERCFEQLKPVLGFEQFHQAMVFGAFASLSSGVTHSTQYGFSALLEATNNGNVPFLLDTKVYENRAKTMKKMFTDNGFYIVYDKDINQDIGDGFYFTFAYPGLSSSELMEALLYFGISAISLMNTGSMRNDGLRACVSKVHESDLVTLESRLKLFNRSMSTNSN
- a CDS encoding tyrosine-protein phosphatase; translated protein: MNIKTTFKLVSISAMIAMLTACNGETGTTQTDVAAASATYSDEHHVVLTGEDNFRDLGGYVGADNKRVASGKLFRSGELSALTDEDRQKLEALGLVRIFDLRRPSEAASNPDAISQEIEYTNFSLINELPSDLTDTDEDEKEDLTDPKVLAKYAQIAIDFNYDLSSWIYPSYEPSEHMISQWRAIFDLLEDSDTPALWHCTAGQDRTGMTAALILYSLGVSMDDIFSDYLMSNEYTYADKYAQSESILPYLPELDVDAYTESMLVKRGYLEHFFTDIETKYGSIDEFLSNELDVDIDAMREHYLVGEGLPSSVVYTDEHHIELIGEDNFRDLGGYVGADNKRVLEGKLFRSGELSGLTEGDKQILTDLGIEQLVDLRTKGEMLDKPDNIPDTIDVYHLPLVPEAENDNSSAVQVNLVDQWVNNLRDPNFDNEAEMISAYNYIDEQRIANWTEIFDLLESNKTTLWHCTGGQDRVGMTTALVLSSLGVSRDVIIKDYLATNEYLAEYGEQMARYMATMYNDETLYQTILDNMGARETYINAFFDVVESEYGDMDTFLQVLGVDIELMQQNYLIK